In the Diospyros lotus cultivar Yz01 chromosome 13, ASM1463336v1, whole genome shotgun sequence genome, aaaattaataacaaatgataatttttattcCTCAATATTTAGAGGTTTACACATTCAATTATATCCTTTTATTGACCTAAGTAGTTAATTGGGTCTACTACTTCAcctacaaattattttttataagcaaaataataataattagcaaatgataataatttttaacatgGGTACCTTTTCACTCTTTAGTTTTTAATAAGAATAATGATATCTtgtcctataattttttttttaagtaaatgaaatgATTAGGTAAAAAGTCACATTTGTAATTTCTAATGTATAATTGTCCTTTTAATAATGACATATAACGTTTATAAAAGAATAGTGTCTATTTATGTGACAAAAAATAgtgataaattatattattagtcTCTAAGTTTTGTATTTCATAATAAATCAATCATTATACTTGAATTTTTATCGTCATAGTTGTTCTTGTTGTTGTcaatatacaataataaatttatcactgagagagaatttttaatttttaagagacttgaaaaataaaagagaaacaaaGTGCATGAAATGTCTTTCGCATGGGATCTTTAATGATTAAGTCAGTTTAGTTGAAGTAGAAAGAGTATATAGTATTTacagtaaaaatataatttttgtaaaattatttacgTACGAAAAATGCAAGGGTcacattttatttatagaaattaaagttgATAGATGGACGAATATTCACATCTATTGGGATCATTTGTTACGGTTGTTACGACGAAAATTTTGGAGATGAGTTGATATATTTCTGGTATGAAAATGAAGACTTGTTTATCGTGAATTCAGAAAAAATTTACTGTAGCGTCTCCGTTTATTCTTTTTAAGATCTTGTACATTCTGGTAGTTCTTTGGACTTATTTTTGACTTGActcttataatttatattttagacTCATTTTACTCTAGATATTAATAGTCATTAAAGtttaattataatcatattCATGATAAATTAGTCTATGTAGTTGGATTTATGTGGTTAGTCTTTAGTCcatctattaattttttaatgtgacataatttaatataaattatataaaaatattaatgtgttaaattttaataaaaacaaaaattaaagtacacttgcatgaaataaaaaatataagaaccAGTGGTGGCCAGTATCCCAGAACTTGCGTCTGCCATGGCTCAGTAACTCAGCATTGCTGCTAACCTGCACCTTATCACCCTGCTTAACGtgcgcctctctctctctctctctctctctctctctctcgatatgACACAGATATTGAAACTAGGGTTTCAGAATTTCAGTATTTGTACGAGGTATATTATGTTTATAGTTATAACTACCGGAAAATCTTAAGTTACAGTTTGTTTTATCTATTATTAGTTTTGATCGTTTGGTTGCTGTCAAAATTGAATAGAAAAACCGATGCGAAGAACCTTTTCTGCGTCTCCTTTCCCTTGTTGATTGAAAGGTTTTCTGTTCCTCGCAACCTAAGGATTGGAGTTTTCTGGGAAATACTACGTTGCCATAATTTAATGGAAATTAAAGAGTCAAAACTGCCCTAATTGACATGAAATTCTGTAGCTTTGCAGTTGTTCCCAGGGATTTGGGGCTTCGGGCATTGGTTTTTGTCAAAGCTAGAGATTTGGGCTCTAAGCAACTCTGTTGGTATTCGGCTTCACCTGCAGAACTGAGTGAATCAATGGATATCAACCCAGAAATTAGGAAGGCTGTTGTCAGGGTTggcttttattttttacattgttTACGttattcttttgtattttgcCATTTTTATGTTCTTCTGCTTAATGTGGATAACTTACTGACTCCAAATATGATAGGGAAGCCGGGCCAGAGCTCGAAAAATTGAAACtgagaattttgagattgataTGGATACAGCTGAAAGGATGACAGTTCGAGAACTCAGAGAAAAATTAAGGTAATAGTAGTAGGAGGCTTTGAATATTTTCCTTAGCATGGATATGTGTcaggaaaatgaaattttttcttgtAGTATGAGTTTTGAAACTCGAAATTCATTCCCTTGTTGCTTTCTGCTgccatttttcaaaatctatGGCATTTAGCAAGTTCCTGATGCGTTGTTTGTTAATGTGAGTACCGTATTGGAAAAAGATTCATTTGAGGAAATCTCAATTAAGGGTAACATTTTTACTGGCACAGATATATCTGTTGTGTGATTTTGTTGTTTACTGTGAACTCTGAGTAGGTGATAGAATTAGATGGTAGATTGTAATATGCATCTGCAGTTTATACAATCATCCCTTTTTAAAGCACCCAATTTTTTTGTATGAGTTCTACCACAGATGTACATGTTTAAGTCATCTGATTAGGGACCACATGGTCCAAGATGGAACAAACAACATACCAACCCtcaatcccactaggtggggtctacatgaattctagattgcCAATCATCCTTATTGATgaccatatcttttgtaaggtcATTATAACTTATGTCATAAGTGTTTTCTactaagtttttcttggtctttctGTCTCTTTTACTCTAAATTTCTTCCTTCCCATCCATTCTTCTGATAGGAGCATCTGTCAGTCTTTTtgtcacatgaccaaaccacgTCATGAGCAAAAGAATGAAGTATAATTTCTTTAGTTGATCTAAGAGTTTAGAAATGATGTCATTTGGTTATGTAGAAGtgaatttgtttaatttgttggCTGGTCAGTCAATTCTTGATTCTTTTGACATCTGTCTGGAACAATTTGTTTTGGAACGATCATTGTATTCAGCAAATTAAAGTTATGTGTTGTGCAGCATAAAATAGGAACAATCTTGTATTTCTTGACAGGAGCATTGGGGTTCCCACAAGAGGTGGTAAACGTGATCTTTTGTCTGCATTGGAGGCTTTCTTAAACAACAGAGAAGATGGTATTTTGTTACTATtcttatttaacctataaatatGTGCCTgttaggtttttcttttccctgAGAATTTAATGTTTTGAATAAACTTCTTTTCACTTTTCTTTGTCTTCTTGGCAACCACAATGAAGTATTGAAGTTATTGTTTATTGCTCTGGTTTATTTTCTCTGGTGGTAGAAAAGCAGCAATCTTCTGTAATGAAAACAATTTGTCCTGAAAAAAGTTTGTCAAAAAGGAAGGGTAAGAGATTGTCCAGTGAAGATCAAATTCAGGAAGCAAACACTGTTTTGGAGGGTTCAGGCCTTAAATGCTACAAGAGAAGAGTAAAGCAGGTCAAAGTTGAGGTCAACATTCAAGAAGTCAAGACTACACTGGTTAAAGCAAAGCAGAAGCAGCCCATGAAAACTAATGAAGTGTCAGGTGCTTCATATTTGGATGtctttttggccaaaaattttagaaatattgtaATGTTTATACATTGAATAAGAATGATTAAGCTAAGTCAGTGGTACTTATAGTGTTTAACTTTTCCAGATAAGGAATCCTCCCAGTTGAAGAAAACAGCCTCCCTGGAAATTGCCTCAACGGTTGTTGAACCTTCTGGAGAGGCTAGTCTTTCTGTAAACCAAAATGAACCTTGGACGATTTTTGCCCACAAGAAGCCACAGAAAGGGTGGATTGCATACAATCCGAGAACTATGAGGCCCCCCTCTCTAACTCCTGATAcaaaatttgtgaaattattgtCTTGGAATGTCAATGGATTGAGAGCTTTACTGAAACTGGAGGGCTTTTCTGCTCTCCAACTTGCACAGAGAGAAGATTTTGATGTGTTGTGCTTGCAAGAGACCAAACTACAGGCAAGTTTTCATTTAGATttcttaaactaaaaaaaaaaaaaaaaactacttgTTTCTAGCTTGTTCCACTTACCTTGTGGCAAATGATAATTGGCCTGGCCCTGAAAGCCCTACACCGACAAGGACAAATGTTAAAATTCTATCATGTATTCTAAAATTGATCTGAAGTCATTAAGTATTTCTGTGACTTGTGCATATGCCATACATCTATGGAGAATTTTAATTTgcctattttttgtttttcatttagtCCTGCATTTACCTTTTCTTTAGAATTGAATTtcctaataaaaaatttattcctGTAGTACAATTATGCTGTTACTGTTTACTTTGTTCATGTTCTGTATGTTAATTGAGTGTGTCTTATGAACAATGGTACAAGAAAGAAGTACATTAAATTatatcttctatttccttccacatttattcattttttcttttgctttctgttttttttttttctttttccccggggaggaggggggggggggggggggggggggttgtgtgtttttgtgttgCTTGAATTATTATGCTCCTATACTTGTTTTTATAATAAGGATCATTGGTACCATCACAAAGAGGGAACTTAGCACTTTCATAAGAAGTTAGTAGACGTAGACTTTCTGTTCCTATTCCTGGGTTTTCTTTTCCGGGAAACATGGAGAATCTTGCTTAAGCTTGCTCAGAACTGTGAAACAAACCTCTTTGTTGTTGATCAGTTTTTGAAGTTATTACCCTTCCATTATGTTATTATTAGTTGTATCCAGTCCAAGCACTTTATAGAACTTTTTGGtcaaaaaagaagaggaagaaattgaATTTGTTGTTGCCTTATCCTAATTTACTTGGGTTGTTGGTTCAGATTCTATGACAATTCCCTATACCAGGGCTTTGATTGATTTACCTAATGCTATTGGATTTCGATAGAAATTCTCTTCTCCCTTATTAATAAACAAGATTATTGAGAAATGTTAGCTCTTGAAAAAATTACAAGATCAACCatattaagaataatttattatctGATGCCCCTGCTAAGAGCTGTAATGATGTGATATTTATGAAGTTACTtattgagaaaagaaaaaaaaaaaaatttagagagaaGAAAGGCCCTAAAATAAATCCTAAAGAGGCCTATTGATGATGATTGGTGTGAGCAAAATATGTTGAAGGGAGTTTAAAGAAAGACACAAGCCAAAAGAAAACTTGGAAGAAGGAAGTTTGGGTTAATCGTTCATAGTGCATGTAATTGCTGATCATGTGCATCAAATTGGTCCCAGGAGAAACTAGAGACATTTGGCCCCTGATCCATTGCCTCTTTCTAACTATTGAACATATTGATTATCAGTTTACTTGTTTCATTGTTTAAATGTGCactctattttttgttttgattccACTGCAACTATGTTACCCAGATGTCAAGCCCTCAGATTATGGGTTGGACAATTGAGGGAATTCCAAGAAAGAATGAATGTAGGAAGACAGATAGAATGAGGGTGGGAGAAAGATAGAACGAGAGggaatgaaagagagaaagatagaagagagagagagagagaatatgggAAAGAACTTTTGTATTATTCCATAAGATGTCCAACCTATTCTACAACAGCCTTATTTAAAGGCAATTGCTTCCCACTGTGTTTAACTACTAGCTAGAGTAGTTGTATTATTCTAACTACTTAACCACTAGCTGTTACAGTTAGTTACAATAGTTTCTCTATGACTAATCTACCCCTATGTCGTAACACTGGACTCTGCATTTTCAGGCACCGTATTGGTGTTGACATGACATGACACTAGTACTGGTGTGGGATGTGTCGGACTTTGCATTTTAGGTTTATgtgttaaaatttttgttttcttatgtatttaatttactttttaattaaaaaaaataagaattagcaatttattttgatttattatttctgTTAAATCTACTTTTAGccttttaaaatatatgtttgtatgagatCACCCAAATTGCCTACTTATCAGTTACCATTATATCTTATATGTACAAGTAACGTACCCTTCACTTTTAGTTACAGAACTAAAAGATCAAAGATTTGTAAGTTTAGGGGTAGGGTAGTAAGTTTTTTATTCTCGATATCATATCCCAACACTCATGTCCTATGTTTGGACACATATCCCCATATCCTAAATCATTAAATTGATAAGTCCGACCTCTAGGTATACTTGAATCCGACATCCATACCCGAGTTCATGTAACATAGCACTGCAATTTATGAGCCTTTTGTGGATGTGTTATGTGATAAGGCATTTCTTTTTATGTAGAATTAATCCAAATTAAAGATTGATGCTACAAACTAGACAGTTATTTGGAGGCTTTCAtatttcctgaaatttttcttcatacttGGCTTAAAGATTTCTGTCTTCTGTTTGGTGGTTTGGATTTTACATATTTAGGCTTATTGCTAGACTGGCCTTCTAGGTGAAAGTGGTGTAATTCCATGCATGAGCCATCACAAATTTTTAGAAGGGTGGAAGTGGTGAAACTATTTGAAGGACTTATATTGACTTGATTAAGAGCTGTCTGCTTACTATTTTGCTATTTGCttgattaagaagaagaagaagaagatacaTCTGACATATTTTGACAGAATGGGGTTCTAGCAGTGACCAGTAGTGGGTGGATGTCTTGACCTCTAAGTATAGGTGTGCTAGGATGACTGGATGTGTGTTTCTGTTGGTAGAGAGGTTAGTgaggtttttcttttttgcttgcTTTATGGTGTGATAGTTAAAAGTCAGTTTGAGTATTTGTACGAGATTGAATTAATTGCTAGGCTTTGAGTACAGGTTCTCAGATTTTTAGAGGGCATAGTTGGAGTGTTGTATCTGGATGTCAGTTCATGATGGGAGGCTGAGGAACTTGCACAGGTTTTTTTGGGGGCAATGCATAAGATGGAAGAGGTGAGCAAAATAGATAATAACTTTGGGGCAGTGATTTGAAGCCACACTATTTTGAGGTAATGATGTTTAACAAGACTGTCAGCATCTTGAAATATGCATTTCCACAGAGTATGGAGGGTAAAAGCACCTTGTATGGCATCTTTCTCCTTCTGTATATGCATCTGTCATCCTTGGAAAGATTCTTCTGAAAAGATTTTAACAACTGATAATTTGattgcaagaaagaaaaagaaaatgttttctggTTGTTGCTATGTGTGTATGAAAGTGGTGGATCTGGTTAGTCTTGTTCTCATCCATTGTAGGATGGCAGTGGAGAAATAGGCATCAGAGTTGACTACCTTTCGTTAGCCCTATCTTTTTGCTAAATTGGTGGATGGCCAGCTTTACAGTTAGAGCAGAGGTGATAAAGAGGAGGAGGCTGACTTAGACAATTGATCCAGCATGTGTTATCTGGAATTTTACAAGTAGGGATGTAAATGgttattaaaacaaacaagtaaATGGGTTAATTGGGGACCCATTTACATTCTATTTATAAGAATAGAGGACCATTGTATTGAGGCTCCTGAACATGTAAGTTGAGTTAAGCTATTGAGGCTCCTACGCATGCAAGAGAAGAGTTGCCTTATCCTTTTGATAGTTCTGTATGGCTTGTAATAAGGAAGCCATATCATTgttggaataattttttttttactttgctGCTTGTCtcattatgaaaattttgactCAAGTGTATAGAATTACATGATTTTGTGTTGAGCACTATAGTTTTCATCTTCCTGAATTCAAGGGAGCATTCCCTTGGTGCATTTCCTGATTTTGTCCTACTTGTCAAGAGGAAAGTAGAAGGAGAATGTGGATTCATAATTGCTGTACAAGAATCCGTGGTTATATTGATGGTGACAATTGGCATCACTATTTAATGAAGTTTGGTTGACAATCGTTATCTATTCTGTGTATGACTTGTTTTCTTATCCTCTTATGAAGCCAAGTAAGtgcatttttcaattaaaattgcAGGAGAAGGATGTTGAGGCAATTAAACAGTCTCTCCTAAATGGCTACAACAGTAGTTATTGGACTTGCAGCGCTGCGAAACTTGGGTATTCTGGTACAGCAATTATCTCGCGGGTATGCTTTTTACTAATTTATGATGTCGAGCTATATCAtgttatagttttttttttcccaaaatgaTCATGTTATAGCTTTTACCTTTAGGAAAGTAGTTTCCATCTTGTTTTTATTAATTGCTTTAGTTTGTATactttagtttctttttttttttaaagctaGCTCACAACATAGAAGCCAATGCTACAAATAGCAGTTGATCCCTGACACATTAACACCAGTGCCAAATTACAAATGAGTTTATGCAGATTTCTAGGATCTAAACCATTTATCTTCATACCCCTTCAATTAGGCCAGCCACGGGCCTTAAATCAAGTCCTGAAGTAGGTACACATAGAGAAATCGAAAAGGATGCTAAATCAGAATTTTTTTCACCAAAATCTCCTGATATCCTCTAATAAAAGCACATCCACTGAATTAATCCCTATGTATTTGTGAGTATGGCCAAAAGTTTGGATATAATTGGTACctttgaatgaaaaacaaattCTTTCAAAAGAATAAATGCAAATGAAAGCCAGTAAGTCAATCCATTAGACTTGAAAATAAAGTCCAATGTaacatttttcattctttttttttttttttttgtgtttttagttttttttttctaaactttcacaacagatttcttttatttatttttgttcacgAATACTTGACCTCGAGTTTGGTAAATGTGGAGCTTGAGTTTCCTaatcttcaatttcatttttggaGTACTTGTTGCTTTAATATCGATATTGCTGGCAATGACAGTAGTAATAGGATGCCACTTTGCTAGCCTTTCTGGATTTTCAGGTGTGATGTATACTTTATTAGCTTGAGATATCGTTATTTTCTTGGGTAAATTACACCTGTGC is a window encoding:
- the LOC127788557 gene encoding DNA-(apurinic or apyrimidinic site) endonuclease, chloroplastic isoform X1 encodes the protein MTQILKLGFQNFSICTRKTDAKNLFCVSFPLLIESFAVVPRDLGLRALVFVKARDLGSKQLCWYSASPAELSESMDINPEIRKAVVRGSRARARKIETENFEIDMDTAERMTVRELREKLRSIGVPTRGGKRDLLSALEAFLNNREDEKQQSSVMKTICPEKSLSKRKGKRLSSEDQIQEANTVLEGSGLKCYKRRVKQVKVEVNIQEVKTTLVKAKQKQPMKTNEVSDKESSQLKKTASLEIASTVVEPSGEASLSVNQNEPWTIFAHKKPQKGWIAYNPRTMRPPSLTPDTKFVKLLSWNVNGLRALLKLEGFSALQLAQREDFDVLCLQETKLQEKDVEAIKQSLLNGYNSSYWTCSAAKLGYSGTAIISRIRPLSVRYGLGISDHDTEGRLVTVEFDTYYLISAYVPNSGDGLKRLSYRVTQWDPSLSDYIKELEKSKPVILTGDLNCAHEEIDIFNPAGNRRSAGFTDEERQSFKSNFLSKGFVDTFREQHPGVVGYTYWGYRHGGRKTNKGWRLDYFLVSESVADKVHDSYILPDVTGSDHSPVGLILKL
- the LOC127788557 gene encoding DNA-(apurinic or apyrimidinic site) endonuclease, chloroplastic isoform X4; translated protein: MTQILKLGFQNFSICTRKTDAKNLFCVSFPLLIESFAVVPRDLGLRALVFVKARDLGSKQLCWYSASPAELSESMDINPEIRKAVVRGSRARARKIETENFEIDMDTAERMTVRELREKLRSIGVPTRGGKRDLLSALEAFLNNREDEKQQSSVMKTICPEKSLSKRKGKRLSSEDQIQEANTVLEGSGLKCYKRRVKQVKVEVNIQEVKTTLVKAKQKQPMKTNEVSDKESSQLKKTASLEIASTVVEPSGEASLSVNQNEPWTIFAHKKPQKGWIAYNPRTMRPPSLTPDTKFVKLLSWNVNGLRALLKLEGFSALQLAQREDFDVLCLQETKLQEKDVEAIKQSLLNGYNSSYWTCSAAKLGYSGTAIISRIRPLSVRYGLGISDHDTEGRLVTVEFDTYYLISAYVPNSGDGLKRLSYRVTQWDPSLSDYIKELEKSKPVILTGDLNCAHEEIDIFNPAICLLSFVPHFVFNIIRG
- the LOC127788557 gene encoding DNA-(apurinic or apyrimidinic site) endonuclease, chloroplastic isoform X2; this translates as MTQILKLGFQNFSICTSFAVVPRDLGLRALVFVKARDLGSKQLCWYSASPAELSESMDINPEIRKAVVRGSRARARKIETENFEIDMDTAERMTVRELREKLRSIGVPTRGGKRDLLSALEAFLNNREDEKQQSSVMKTICPEKSLSKRKGKRLSSEDQIQEANTVLEGSGLKCYKRRVKQVKVEVNIQEVKTTLVKAKQKQPMKTNEVSDKESSQLKKTASLEIASTVVEPSGEASLSVNQNEPWTIFAHKKPQKGWIAYNPRTMRPPSLTPDTKFVKLLSWNVNGLRALLKLEGFSALQLAQREDFDVLCLQETKLQEKDVEAIKQSLLNGYNSSYWTCSAAKLGYSGTAIISRIRPLSVRYGLGISDHDTEGRLVTVEFDTYYLISAYVPNSGDGLKRLSYRVTQWDPSLSDYIKELEKSKPVILTGDLNCAHEEIDIFNPAGNRRSAGFTDEERQSFKSNFLSKGFVDTFREQHPGVVGYTYWGYRHGGRKTNKGWRLDYFLVSESVADKVHDSYILPDVTGSDHSPVGLILKL
- the LOC127788557 gene encoding DNA-(apurinic or apyrimidinic site) endonuclease, chloroplastic isoform X3, yielding MDINPEIRKAVVRGSRARARKIETENFEIDMDTAERMTVRELREKLRSIGVPTRGGKRDLLSALEAFLNNREDEKQQSSVMKTICPEKSLSKRKGKRLSSEDQIQEANTVLEGSGLKCYKRRVKQVKVEVNIQEVKTTLVKAKQKQPMKTNEVSDKESSQLKKTASLEIASTVVEPSGEASLSVNQNEPWTIFAHKKPQKGWIAYNPRTMRPPSLTPDTKFVKLLSWNVNGLRALLKLEGFSALQLAQREDFDVLCLQETKLQEKDVEAIKQSLLNGYNSSYWTCSAAKLGYSGTAIISRIRPLSVRYGLGISDHDTEGRLVTVEFDTYYLISAYVPNSGDGLKRLSYRVTQWDPSLSDYIKELEKSKPVILTGDLNCAHEEIDIFNPAGNRRSAGFTDEERQSFKSNFLSKGFVDTFREQHPGVVGYTYWGYRHGGRKTNKGWRLDYFLVSESVADKVHDSYILPDVTGSDHSPVGLILKL
- the LOC127788557 gene encoding DNA-(apurinic or apyrimidinic site) endonuclease, chloroplastic isoform X5, whose protein sequence is MDTAERMTVRELREKLRSIGVPTRGGKRDLLSALEAFLNNREDEKQQSSVMKTICPEKSLSKRKGKRLSSEDQIQEANTVLEGSGLKCYKRRVKQVKVEVNIQEVKTTLVKAKQKQPMKTNEVSDKESSQLKKTASLEIASTVVEPSGEASLSVNQNEPWTIFAHKKPQKGWIAYNPRTMRPPSLTPDTKFVKLLSWNVNGLRALLKLEGFSALQLAQREDFDVLCLQETKLQEKDVEAIKQSLLNGYNSSYWTCSAAKLGYSGTAIISRIRPLSVRYGLGISDHDTEGRLVTVEFDTYYLISAYVPNSGDGLKRLSYRVTQWDPSLSDYIKELEKSKPVILTGDLNCAHEEIDIFNPAGNRRSAGFTDEERQSFKSNFLSKGFVDTFREQHPGVVGYTYWGYRHGGRKTNKGWRLDYFLVSESVADKVHDSYILPDVTGSDHSPVGLILKL